From Nguyenibacter vanlangensis, one genomic window encodes:
- a CDS encoding DUF192 domain-containing protein: MLAGGDVIGIAHAQETDDTPTKAQPELPRETLTITGRDGAKHVFSVELAATPRQQRVGEMFRTSVPADRGMIFVWPYPQQSDMWMENTLVPLDIVFIGTEGRISAISENAVPQSLARISSHGPVRATLELQGGLTEKLGIRVGDKVESKALAAIAG, translated from the coding sequence ATGCTGGCTGGCGGGGACGTCATCGGGATCGCACATGCGCAGGAGACGGACGACACGCCGACCAAGGCGCAGCCGGAGCTGCCGCGCGAAACCCTGACGATCACCGGCCGCGACGGGGCGAAGCATGTCTTCTCGGTGGAGTTGGCGGCCACGCCCCGGCAGCAGCGCGTCGGCGAGATGTTCAGGACATCGGTTCCGGCTGATCGCGGCATGATCTTCGTCTGGCCCTATCCGCAGCAGAGCGACATGTGGATGGAAAATACGCTGGTGCCGCTGGACATCGTCTTTATCGGCACGGAGGGACGGATTTCGGCGATCAGCGAGAATGCGGTGCCGCAAAGCCTAGCGCGCATCAGCAGCCATGGGCCGGTGCGCGCGACGCTGGAATTGCAGGGTGGCCTGACCGAGAAGCTGGGAATACGCGTCGGTGACAAAGTGGAGAGCAAGGCGCTGGCGGCCATTGCGGGCTGA
- a CDS encoding MBL fold metallo-hydrolase translates to MSFSSDLDGLDLLVVPVTAFEQNCAVLWDPASRHAVVVDPGGDVPRVMRELEARDLTLDAILLTHGHLDHAGGADALRTAASRRQGATVPVIGPDARDAFLLSGIAAQAAHFGLDGMQDVTVDRYVADNDTLSLLGRTFLVRHVPGHTPGHVIFHDAHARFAFVGDTLFRGSVGRTDFPYGDGPLLIRMIAERLLPLGDDVTILPGHGGITTIGQERRGNPFLR, encoded by the coding sequence GTGTCGTTTTCCTCGGATCTGGACGGGTTGGATCTGCTGGTCGTGCCAGTGACCGCGTTCGAGCAGAATTGCGCGGTCCTGTGGGATCCGGCCAGCCGCCATGCCGTCGTGGTCGATCCCGGTGGCGACGTACCACGCGTGATGCGTGAGCTGGAGGCACGCGATCTAACGCTGGATGCGATTCTGCTGACTCACGGCCATCTGGACCATGCGGGGGGTGCAGATGCGCTGCGCACCGCGGCATCGCGGCGGCAGGGAGCGACGGTGCCGGTCATCGGGCCGGATGCGCGCGACGCGTTCCTGCTGTCCGGCATCGCGGCGCAGGCTGCGCATTTCGGGCTGGACGGAATGCAGGATGTTACGGTCGACCGGTATGTGGCGGATAACGACACTCTGTCGCTTCTGGGCCGGACGTTCCTGGTGCGCCATGTGCCCGGCCATACGCCCGGTCACGTCATCTTCCATGATGCGCATGCCCGGTTCGCGTTCGTGGGCGATACGCTCTTCCGTGGTTCGGTCGGTCGAACCGATTTCCCCTACGGCGATGGACCGCTATTGATCCGGATGATCGCCGAACGGTTGCTGCCCTTGGGGGATGATGTGACGATCCTTCCTGGCCATGGCGGTATCACCACGATAGGCCAGGAACGGCGCGGCAATCCGTTCCTGCGCTGA
- a CDS encoding patatin-like phospholipase family protein gives MPTNFPPHPARRNAARQGPVGLVLQGGGALGAYQAGVYQQLHEAGLEPDWIAGVSIGSINAALIAGNPPEQRVQKLRQFWEYVTSRKIWIGETPAGDSIRKMHNAWSSFVTSTLGQPGFFRPRLGNPWLAGRDIHAATSYYDSTPLRRTLESLIDFGQLNESGIRLACGAVNVGTGNFIYFDTANTRLTIDHVMASAALPPAMPMVQIGKDYYWDGGMVSNTPLQHLLDHVERDGMLIFQVDLFSARGPVPRDMFDVQARTKDIQYSSRTRLVTDHYRALHRQKLQIRALLERIPQGDWTEDDRALYRHVSALPAISILHLIYQEQAYEGQTRDFEFSAASMEEHWDAGARDTRATLSHPEWLRPPPDDAGVIVYDAHRPDR, from the coding sequence ATGCCCACCAATTTCCCGCCCCATCCCGCCCGCCGGAACGCCGCACGGCAAGGACCGGTCGGACTAGTCCTGCAGGGGGGCGGCGCCCTGGGCGCCTACCAGGCCGGAGTTTATCAGCAGTTGCATGAAGCGGGACTGGAGCCCGACTGGATCGCCGGGGTTTCGATCGGCAGCATCAATGCCGCACTGATTGCCGGCAATCCGCCCGAACAGCGCGTACAAAAGCTTCGTCAATTCTGGGAATACGTGACCTCGCGCAAGATCTGGATCGGCGAGACGCCGGCGGGCGATTCGATTCGCAAGATGCATAATGCCTGGTCGTCGTTCGTGACCAGCACGCTGGGACAGCCCGGCTTTTTCCGCCCGCGCCTGGGCAATCCCTGGCTGGCCGGACGCGATATCCATGCCGCCACCAGCTATTATGACAGCACCCCGTTGCGCCGCACCCTGGAATCACTGATTGATTTCGGCCAACTGAACGAATCCGGCATTCGCCTGGCCTGCGGCGCAGTCAATGTGGGCACCGGCAACTTTATCTATTTTGACACGGCCAATACCAGGTTGACAATCGACCATGTCATGGCCAGCGCGGCTCTGCCGCCGGCCATGCCGATGGTGCAGATCGGAAAGGACTATTACTGGGACGGCGGCATGGTGTCGAACACACCGCTGCAACATCTGCTGGACCATGTCGAACGCGACGGCATGCTGATCTTTCAGGTCGATCTGTTTTCGGCGCGTGGTCCGGTTCCGCGCGACATGTTCGACGTGCAGGCGCGCACCAAGGACATCCAATATTCGTCCCGCACGCGACTGGTCACCGACCATTACCGCGCGCTGCACCGGCAGAAACTGCAGATCCGGGCCCTGCTGGAGCGTATCCCGCAAGGCGACTGGACCGAGGACGATCGTGCGCTGTACCGACATGTGTCGGCCCTGCCCGCCATCAGCATCCTGCACCTGATCTATCAGGAACAGGCCTATGAAGGGCAGACGCGGGATTTCGAATTCTCCGCGGCCTCGATGGAAGAGCATTGGGATGCCGGCGCACGCGATACGCGGGCCACGTTGTCACATCCCGAATGGCTGCGCCCACCGCCTGACGATGCGGGCGTCATCGTGTATGACGCACACCGCCCGGATCGCTAG